A stretch of Oncorhynchus gorbuscha isolate QuinsamMale2020 ecotype Even-year linkage group LG24, OgorEven_v1.0, whole genome shotgun sequence DNA encodes these proteins:
- the LOC124012491 gene encoding uncharacterized protein LOC124012491 isoform X3, with protein sequence MATRAAYFSPSEAQILMEAYEEVKDIIKKKGNTATVIKQREKAWQSIADRLNALNMNGPKRTWQQVKIKYKNILQNAVKKNTHRQGTGGGSPKADLTPAEDMALELNKGRPVLEGIPGGKETSIGSSQDATRFIQVSGSTVFLLEPPAQAPDDADPGEGPSAAATAHDGDDDDEEETISLDSRRHESSQAIRKLYGNHLRRQIELADIDIQYKKKKMENLALESEIKKRTIRKLDLEIKKLEREVRYAFNVHCMLTVTQMY encoded by the exons ATGGCAACTAGAGCCGCGTACTTTTCCCCGTCGGAAGCACAAATCCTCATGGAGGCATACGAGGAGGTAAAAGATATAATTAAGAAGAAAGGCAACACCGCCACAGTGATAAAGCAAAGAGAAAAAGCGTGGCAAAGTATTGCAGACCGCCTGAATGC attaaacATGAACGGGCCAAAACGGACATGGCAGCaggtcaaaatcaaatacaagaaCATTCTGCAGAATG CAGTGAAAAAGAATACCCACAGACAAGGCACGGGTGGTGGGTCACCAAAGGCTGACCTTACCCCAGCAGAGGACATGGCCTTGGAGCTAAATAAAGGCAGGCCCGTCTTAGAGGGGATCCCTGGGGGGAAAGAGACGAGCATAGGTTCCTCCCAAGATGCCACCCGCTTCATTCAAG TGTCTGGCAGCACTGTGTTCCTGTTAGAGCCACCAGCACAAGCACCAGACGATGCTGATCCA GGTGAAGGCCCCagtgcagcagcaacagcacatgatggagacgatgatgatgaggaggagaccATCTCTCTGGATTCCAGAAGGCATGAG AGCTCACAAGCTATCAGAAAGTTGTATGGCAACCACCTCCGGCGCCAAATAGAACTGGCAGACATAGACATTCAGTACAAGAAGAAAAAGATGGAAAATCTTGCACTGGAGTCCGAAATAAAAAAGAGGACAATTAGGAAACTGGACCTTGAAATAAAAAAActtgagagggaggtgagataTGCCTTCAATGTACACTGTATGCTAACTGTAACACAAATGTATTAA
- the LOC124012491 gene encoding uncharacterized protein LOC124012491 isoform X1, with protein MATRAAYFSPSEAQILMEAYEEVKDIIKKKGNTATVIKQREKAWQSIADRLNALNMNGPKRTWQQVKIKYKNILQNAVKKNTHRQGTGGGSPKADLTPAEDMALELNKGRPVLEGIPGGKETSIGSSQDATRFIQVSGSTVFLLEPPAQAPDDADPGEGPSAAATAHDGDDDDEEETISLDSRRHEDPDAIQWENQPGNISSQAIRKLYGNHLRRQIELADIDIQYKKKKMENLALESEIKKRTIRKLDLEIKKLEREVRYAFNVHCMLTVTQMY; from the exons ATGGCAACTAGAGCCGCGTACTTTTCCCCGTCGGAAGCACAAATCCTCATGGAGGCATACGAGGAGGTAAAAGATATAATTAAGAAGAAAGGCAACACCGCCACAGTGATAAAGCAAAGAGAAAAAGCGTGGCAAAGTATTGCAGACCGCCTGAATGC attaaacATGAACGGGCCAAAACGGACATGGCAGCaggtcaaaatcaaatacaagaaCATTCTGCAGAATG CAGTGAAAAAGAATACCCACAGACAAGGCACGGGTGGTGGGTCACCAAAGGCTGACCTTACCCCAGCAGAGGACATGGCCTTGGAGCTAAATAAAGGCAGGCCCGTCTTAGAGGGGATCCCTGGGGGGAAAGAGACGAGCATAGGTTCCTCCCAAGATGCCACCCGCTTCATTCAAG TGTCTGGCAGCACTGTGTTCCTGTTAGAGCCACCAGCACAAGCACCAGACGATGCTGATCCA GGTGAAGGCCCCagtgcagcagcaacagcacatgatggagacgatgatgatgaggaggagaccATCTCTCTGGATTCCAGAAGGCATGAG GACCCAGATGCTATACAGTGGGAAAACCAGCCTGGCAACATA AGCTCACAAGCTATCAGAAAGTTGTATGGCAACCACCTCCGGCGCCAAATAGAACTGGCAGACATAGACATTCAGTACAAGAAGAAAAAGATGGAAAATCTTGCACTGGAGTCCGAAATAAAAAAGAGGACAATTAGGAAACTGGACCTTGAAATAAAAAAActtgagagggaggtgagataTGCCTTCAATGTACACTGTATGCTAACTGTAACACAAATGTATTAA
- the LOC124012491 gene encoding uncharacterized protein LOC124012491 isoform X2, whose product MATRAAYFSPSEAQILMEAYEEVKDIIKKKGNTATVIKQREKAWQSIADRLNALNMNGPKRTWQQVKIKYKNILQNAVKKNTHRQGTGGGSPKADLTPAEDMALELNKGRPVLEGIPGGKETSIGSSQDATRFIQVSGSTVFLLEPPAQAPDDADPGEGPSAAATAHDGDDDDEEETISLDSRRHEDPDAIQWENQPGNISSQAIRKLYGNHLRRQIELADIDIQYKKKKMENLALESEIKKRTIRKLDLEIKKLERELQEDDTAQNKN is encoded by the exons ATGGCAACTAGAGCCGCGTACTTTTCCCCGTCGGAAGCACAAATCCTCATGGAGGCATACGAGGAGGTAAAAGATATAATTAAGAAGAAAGGCAACACCGCCACAGTGATAAAGCAAAGAGAAAAAGCGTGGCAAAGTATTGCAGACCGCCTGAATGC attaaacATGAACGGGCCAAAACGGACATGGCAGCaggtcaaaatcaaatacaagaaCATTCTGCAGAATG CAGTGAAAAAGAATACCCACAGACAAGGCACGGGTGGTGGGTCACCAAAGGCTGACCTTACCCCAGCAGAGGACATGGCCTTGGAGCTAAATAAAGGCAGGCCCGTCTTAGAGGGGATCCCTGGGGGGAAAGAGACGAGCATAGGTTCCTCCCAAGATGCCACCCGCTTCATTCAAG TGTCTGGCAGCACTGTGTTCCTGTTAGAGCCACCAGCACAAGCACCAGACGATGCTGATCCA GGTGAAGGCCCCagtgcagcagcaacagcacatgatggagacgatgatgatgaggaggagaccATCTCTCTGGATTCCAGAAGGCATGAG GACCCAGATGCTATACAGTGGGAAAACCAGCCTGGCAACATA AGCTCACAAGCTATCAGAAAGTTGTATGGCAACCACCTCCGGCGCCAAATAGAACTGGCAGACATAGACATTCAGTACAAGAAGAAAAAGATGGAAAATCTTGCACTGGAGTCCGAAATAAAAAAGAGGACAATTAGGAAACTGGACCTTGAAATAAAAAAActtgagagggag CTCCAAGAAGATGACACAGCTCAAAATAAAAATTAG